One window from the genome of Crassostrea angulata isolate pt1a10 chromosome 2, ASM2561291v2, whole genome shotgun sequence encodes:
- the LOC128172941 gene encoding fibropellin-1-like: MAQLITIIACFVSFSVSKPTLASTIVSPVSEYVHAPGKFIAPIPPHSLRVERDVSLEMCAAKCTIYFRTRQFPCYAFEYTAGSRMCVYTNMTTLLIQDGYLGLHDNPSVDFYERSKASYKNMFRKISDSALSKQSSYFHIKQNSSLEECSFHCVISHAHTCMSFSYSHASGTCGLSNTLYSSQSKDVSLIHTTLYDHYQYITAWPCNATLASNYAPHVFASLKYPYMAMQNVNCHVTIQAPIDKTVSLSFPTVYFKQSVCDVIGAGITVHDGADQSAPIKAKICSATQGVYSVRSTSDTMYVRFRTGQIPMAFQGVYEFNNPDPPRNPCESSKCINGATCQPLGKGYNCACVAGFTGVFCETNIDDCASSPCFFGGTCKDEIDDFSCVCEGNFTGKRCEKYLGMCANNPCVHGSCSTTGRYSYACNCAQNYMGKNCDIRFHPCMTKPCTHGSCVENGSEYKCICETGYTGRNCNVDDNNPCKPDPCVRGSCMIYAPNQTFVCVCESGFTGRLCNYVINHCEGVDCGFGHCVSYQTGYKCLCDDQYAGADCRLPLLCQGVDCGNGTCVMNITSSPAVHCRCSDGYEGDRCNKKIDYCDNSPCLHGRCQSTETGYVCVCDKGFAGSRCGEEVNPCLGADCGYGICEATANQTYRCICARGFSGPQCRQNTTTGLTTPNPCLPIPCQHGGVCRPVGFSEYVCECGQENGVTYRGKNCNQAVTLCDSSPCTLGHCVPEGNSYRCVLDLQGVSNSTASPLHIPTGNLMIIVTLCRYLTY; the protein is encoded by the exons ATGGCCCAACTTATAACCATCATCGCATGTTTTGTTTCGTTTTCGGTTTCTAAGCCTACCCTTGCTTCTACCATAG TAAGTCCAGTCAGTGAGTATGTCCATGCCCCAGGAAAATTCATCGCCCCCATCCCGCCGCATTCCCTGAGAGTGGAGAGAGACGTTAGTCTAGAAATGTGCGCAGCCAAGTGCACCATCTACTTCCGGACTCGCCAGTTTCCGTGCTACGCGTTTGAGTATACCGCCGGAAGTAGAATGTGTGTCTACACTAATATGACGACGTTACTCATTCAAGATGGCTATCTTGGCCTACATGACAACCCCAGCGTGGATTTCTACGAGCGATCAAAAG CATCCTACAAGAACATGTTTCGAAAGATCTCGGACTCCGCCCTTAGTAAACAAAGCAGCTACTTTCACATCAAGCAGAACTCCAGCCTGGAGGAGTGTTCCTTTCACTGCGTCATCAGCCACGCCCACACATGCATGTCATTTTCCTATAGCCACGCCTCCGGCACGTGCGGTCTTAGCAACACTTTGTATTCTAGCCAATCAAAGGACGTTTCATTGATCCATACGACATTGTATGATCACTACCAGTATATTACAG cgTGGCCGTGCAACGCTACCCTTGCCTCAAACTATGCACCGCACGTGTTCGCCTCTCTCAAATACCCGTACATGGCCATGCAGAATGTTAATTGCCACGTGACCATTCAAGCACCAATAGACAAAACCGTATCACTGTCTTTCCCGACAGTCTACTTCAAACAAAGCGTTTGTGACGTCATCGGAGCCGGAATCACGGTGCACGACGGTGCGGACCAGAGCGCTCCAATCAAAGCGAAGATATGCTCTGCAACCCAGGGGGTGTACAGTGTACGATCCACGTCAGACACTATGTACGTCAGATTCCGAACAGGTCAGATACCAATGGCCTTTCAAGGAGTGTATGAAttca ATAATCCAGATCCTCCCAGAAATCCCTGTGAAAGCAGCAAGTGTATAAACGGGGCAACGTGTCAACCCTTGGGTAAAGGGTATAACTGCGCATGTGTTGCTGGATTCACGGGCGTGTTCTGCGAGACAAATATTGATGACTGTGCAAGCAGCCCATGCTTCTTTGGGGGAACATGCAAGGATGAAATCGATGACTTTTCCTGTGTGTGTGAAGGGAACTTTACAGGCAAGCGCTGTGAGAAATATTTAGGAATGTGCGCAAACAATCCATGTGTACATGGCTCGTGCTCGACGACCGGACGATACAGCTATGCATGTAACTGCGCACAAAACTACATGGGCAAAAATTGTGACATCCGTTTCCATCCATGCATGACGAAACCCTGCACGCATGGCTCCTGTGTAGAGAACGGAAGTGAATACAAGTGTATATGCGAAACAGGTTACACCGGAAGAAACTGTAACGTCGATGACAATAATCCTTGTAAACCGGATCCCTGTGTTCGAGGAAGCTGTATGATTTACGCGCCAAATCAAACTTTTGTATGCGTCTGCGAGTCTGGATTTACCGGGCGTTTGTGTAACTACGTCATCAATCATTGTGAGGGGGTGGACTGCGGGTTTGGACACTGCGTTTCCTACCAAACCGGATACAAGTGTCTGTGTGACGACCAGTACGCAGGCGCAGACTGTAGATTGCCCTTGCTCTGTCAAGGTGTGGATTGTGGAAACGGAACTTGCGTCATGAATATTACGTCATCGCCTGCTGTTCATTGCAGGTGCTCCGATGGATACGAAGGCGATAGGTGTAATAAGAAAATAGATTACTGTGATAATTCGCCTTGTTTGCATGGCAGGTGCCAGAGCACGGAA ACTGGCTACGTTTGTGTCTGTGATAAAGGGTTTGCAG GTTCCCGTTGTGGAGAGGAGGTGAATCCGTGTCTGGGGGCGGACTGTGGGTACGGGATCTGTGAGGCCACGGCAAACCAGACCTACCGCTGTATCTGTGCCCGGGGGTTCTCCGGACCACAGTGTAGACAGAACACAACGACGG gGCTTACTACCCCTAATCCATGCCTGCCTATTCCCTGCCAACACGGCGGCGTGTGTCGACCCGTGGGGTTCAGCGAGTACGTTTGTGAGTGCGGTCAGGAGAATGGCGTCACTTACCGCGGGAAAAACTGCAATCAGGCAGTGACGTTATGTGACTCCAGCCCCTGTACACTGGGCCACTGTGTCCCCGAGGGCAATTCTTACAG atgcgTGTTGGATCTACAGGGAGTAAGCAATTCCACGGCGTCCCCTCTCCATATACCTACAGGTAATCTAATGATAATTGTTACTTTATGTAGGTACTTGACTTACTAA
- the LOC128173751 gene encoding adhesion G protein-coupled receptor B1-like — translation MAELLTLCVISLFFFQVQTDEQIVTNMTKVKGSSIYFKSFLASYAVDGDFNQNNIRRCFHTAVKKTIKEAWLQIDLGRVYRVSSVKLWYRSTNIYGSTYDNKKSRLPGFSIRVSNDTTVPTSRSSCYTSSKYDAMPTIIEKECKRTTRYVWIYQDQTSSGEKCPILEICEIQVFVQPPGLMHSLMTISSTTERLGNASQQLNSIIEDGKQDTKVFQETVSGILHMMKNTTFSIKGISAGDLNSTLDILEKIVNTTGPDIENEVFYAVIDNILSTNNSKSWTTLIKKKGKRASSILKNMDHLNEILMQKDNLTTPRFCGSNIELTINETNLDESDIRFPDILSNNTSDNDNEMPTFLELPKQHINVPKDMRCVAIIYKTLPDLLSKENHRNEKLEIQTGESTTNTFVNSPILSLTTQNDVGILDPPLALTFRHIVNNESNELHPVCVSWDFKTSKWTERGCKVKQSDHQKTVCLCNHLTNFAILMRPYFSVKEESNILKTMSFVGVVLSIAFAFITFVIYIMTWRYIKSEQNIMMLNMCGALIMSLVMFITTVEETHDGNLCVAITAIIHYLFLVTFCSMLGIGVYLFMSITVTYYAMYVANNFKSKPRIHWFLIGAWGLPAIITATNLGVFWGKGYHLKNYCWLSMKSGSLYLFIIPVCLINILNILIIVSLLRVLYASRTMSKSSLQQKASSGLRSLGTLVPVLGVTWILGMFAVDHKTDIFQYIFVIANSLQGVFIFVTHVLLNKKVRQGLCNTFQKLKTMTTSSGQNMKTSPTQSQPLSTTNAPMLKNKENALNETICSENAEKSKLMLAEKAEVMETPDILQATEWGKETIHNTSFLYTYNMSRGPK, via the exons ATGGCGGAACTCCTTACTCTTTGTGTTATTTCGTTATTCTTCTTCCAAGTTCAAACGGATG aACAAATTGTCACTAACATGACCAAAGTCAAAGGTAGCTCTATTTACTTCAAATCCTTCTTGGCATCGTATGCAGTGGACGGCgatttcaatcaaaataatataaGGCGCTGCTTTCATACTGCTGTgaagaaaacaataaaagaagCGTGGCTTCAAATAGACCTAGGAAGAGTATATAGGGTCAGCTCAGTCAAACTCTGGTACAGGAGTACTAACATAT ATGGATCCACTTATGACAACAAAAAATCACGACTCCCGGGTTTTTCAATCCGTGTGTCTAATGATACCACTGTACCAACATCACGCTCATCATGTTACACCTCTTCAAAATATGACGCCATGCCGACCATTATAGAGAAGGAATGTAAAAGAACAACCAGATACGTTTGGATTTATCAGGATCAGACATCTTCAGGAGAAAAATGCCCGATCCTAGAAATCTGCGAAATCCAAGTTTTTG TTCAACCACCCGGACTTATGCATTCCCTTATGACTATAAGTTCCACGACTGAACGCTTGGGGAATGCTTCGCAGCAG TTGAACAGTATAATAGAAGATGGAAAACAGGATACGAAAGTGTTCCAGGAAACCGTAAGTGGAATTCTGCACATGATGAAAAACACAACATTTTCAATCAAGGGAATAAGTGCAGGGGACCTTAACTCAACATTGGACATCTTAGAGAAGATTGTTAACACCACTGGACCAGACATAGAAAACGAG GTTTTCTACGCCGTGattgacaatattttatcaACGAACAACTCGAAATCGTGGACTACCCTCATAAAAAAG AAAGGAAAACGCGCTAGCTCAATATTAAAGAATATGGATCATCTTAATGAGATTTTGATGCAAAAAGACAATTTAACAACGCCAAGGTTTTGTGGCTCCAATATTG AACTGACTATTAACGAAACAAATCTCGATGAAAGCGATATTCGTTTTCCGGATATATTATCAAACAATACTTCGGATAATGACAACGAAATGCCGACTTTTCTAGAACTACCAAAGCAACACATAAATGTTCCAAAGG ACATGCGATGTGTGGCTATAATATACAAAACCCTACCAGATTTGCTGTCAAAGGAAAATCACAG GAACGAAAAACTAGAAATTCAGACGGGGGAATCCACAACAAATACATTTGTCAATTCTCCCATTCTCTCCCTGACTACACAGAATGATGTCGGAATATTGGATCCACCCCTAGCATTAACGTTCAGGCATATCGTTAAT aaTGAATCAAATGAATTGCATCCAGTGTGCGTTTCCTGGGATTTTAAAACAAG CAAATGGACGGAGAGGGGTTGCAAAGTGAAACAGAGTGATCACCAAAAAACAGTATGTCTGTGTAACCATCTCACAAACTTTGCCATTTTGATGAGACCGTATTTTTCG GTGAAAGAAGAAAGCAACATCTTGAAAACGATGTCCTTTGTTGGTGTGGTTCTCTCGATAGCGTTTGCGTTCATAACGTTTGTAATCTACATCATGACTTGGAG ATATATCAAAAGTGAACAAAATATCATGATGCTGAATATGTGTGGAGCCTTGATTATGTCCCTTGTTATGTTCATTACAACTGTGGAGGAAACACATGACGGG AACCTTTGTGTTGCGATAACGGCCATAATCCATTACCTCTTCCTAGTTACTTTCTGCAGTATGCTTGGCATTGGTGTCTATTTATTTATGAGCATAACAGTTACATACTATGCAATGTACGTTGCAAACAACTTCAAGTCAAAACCCAGAATCCATTGGTTTCTGATTGGAGCATGGG GTTTGCCAGCCATTATTACAGCAACTAACCTTGGGGTATTCTGGGGAAAAGGATATCACTTAAAAAACTA TTGTTGGTTATCCATGAAAAGTGGATCTCTCTACCTGTTCATCATCCCAGTATGTTTGATAAATATA cttaACATCCTGATAATTGTTTCTTTGCTGCGGGTATTATATGCTTCAAGAACAATGTCAAAATCTTCACTCCAGCAAAAAGCTTC atccGGTTTACGATCCCTCGGTACCCTCGTCCCAGTGCTTGGTGTGACCTGGATATTAGGCATGTTCGCAGTGGACCATAAAACAGACATTTTTCAGTACATATTTGTCATTGCAAACTCTCTACAG ggggttttcatttttgtcactCACGTCTTACTTAACAAAAAG gtAAGGCAAGGATTGTGCAACACGTttcaaaaactaaaaacaaTGACAACGTCTTCTGGCCAGAACATGAAAACATCTCCCACACAAAGTCAGCCATTGTCTACAACAAACGCGCCCATGTTGAAAAACAAG GAAAATGCTTTGAATGAAACAATATGCAGTGAAAATGCAGAGAAATCAAAGTTGATGTTGGCAGAAAAAGCAGAG GTCATGGAAACACCGGACATTCTTCAAGCCACCGAGTGGGGGAAGGAAACGATTCATAACACTAGTTTTCTTTATACGTATAACATGTCCCGTGGtccgaaataa